Below is a genomic region from Azoarcus sp. KH32C.
GGCACGCGCGCCGCGCTACACGCTGCGTGAGGACGAGCCGAAGGATGCCTGGTTCTATGCGACGGTCCGCAGCGGTCGCCCCTATACGCTCAACGTCAATGTCGACGACACGCTGCGGGTCACGAAGATCTGGTTCAACGTGCTGGTCCACGAGGACGACGACAAGGGCGGCGCCGCACGTGTGCTGGGGCTGGCCGGCACCGGTCTGGACCTGACGCGCTTTCTCGCGGAGTTCGTCGCGACCGACGACCCCGGCGTCACGAGCCTGGTCGTCGACGGCACGGGCGCGATCCTCGCCCACCCCGATCCGAAGCTGATCGAGTACTCGGCGCTCACCAAGGCGACGCCGGAGCGCACGCTTTACCGCCTGATCTCCGGCGACGCCGACCACGCCGCGCTCGAGCGCAGCTTCGCGGAGTTGCGGGCGGCCAAGGGCGGCAGCCGCACGCTCGAAGTCCGTCTCGACGGCCAGCCGCGCATCCTCGGCGTGGCCTACGTGCCGGACCTCGACTGGTACGTGCTGAGCGCCGTCGACGCCGGCGCCGCGCGCGTCATCGACGAGGCCGCGCTGTGGCCGATCGCGCTCGCGACACTCGTGCTGATCCTGCTCTTCGCGGCAGCGGTCAGCATGGGGGTGGATCGCATGATCCTGAACCCCCTGCTCCGCCTTACCGAATCCGCCCGACGGCTCGCCGCCGGCGACTACGGCCTGCGCCTCAGCTCGCATCGCAACGACGAACTCGGCGAGCTGACCCGCGTGTTCGACGGCATGGCGCGTCAAATCGACGCCCACACCCGCGAGCTCGAGGGCCGCGTCGCCGAGCGCACGCGCGACCTGGCTGCCGCGCATAACCGCGTCGCCGAAGCCCACCGCCAGATCCAGGACAGCATCCGCTACGCCGGGCTGATCCAGGACGCGATGCTGCCGCAGGCCGCGCTGGCCCGTGCGCTGCCGGAACGCCATTTCGTGCTCTGGCAACCGCGCGACACCGTCGGCGGCGACCTCTACCTCTTCCGCGAGGACGCCGACGGCTTCGTGATCGGCCTCGTCGACTGCGCCGGCCACGGCGTGCCCGGCGCCTTCATGACGATGATCGCGCACGCCGCCTTCGACCAGGCGGTGCAGGAGCTCGGCCTCGCCGACCCGGCGGCGCTGCTCGCGCGCATGGACGTGGCCATCCGCGCGCTGCTGCCCGACGCCGCCGCGGGCCGCCATCTCGCGACGAACATGGACGCCGTGCTGTGCCGCGTCGACCACGCCCGCGGACGGGTGAGCTTCGCCGGCGCCCACCTCGACCTCTATCACTGCGTCGCCGGGGTCTGCACGCGCATCCGCGGCGACCGCCGCAGCCTGGGCGAGCGCCGTCGCGGCGACTATGAGAACCACGTCATGTCCGTCGAACCCGGAGCGGCGTATTATCTGACGACAGACGGTTTTCTCGATCAGGCAGGCGGCATGCACGGCTATGGGTTCGGCGCGCGCCGCTTCGCCGAGACGCTCGCCGCGCTTGACGCCCAGCCGATGCATGCGCGGCAGGAAATCCTGCTGCGCGAGCTGCGCGAACATCAGGGCGAGCGCCCCCAGCGCGATGACATCGCAGTATTGTGTTTTACGATTCCCGGCCGGGGCGACGCGCCCGGCACGACTTACGGGGAGTAAGGATGGAACAGGTCGACGTATTGACGCTGCGTGAGGCATTCACGCGCCAGGGCATCATGCTGGGCTTCAACGGCCCGTTTTCGGCAACGCTGATGGAGGAAATCGGCAAGGCCCTGCGCAAGCACATGGAAGGACTCGCCGAATCGCCCTCGGCCGTCACCGACGTGTTCTCGGCCTACATCGAGCTGAGCCAGAACATCCGCCACTACGCGGCCTCGCGCGGCGTCAGCGGTGCCGCGGCCGAAGCGACGATCATCGTGTCGCGCGACGAGGACGGCCGCTACGTCGTCAGCGCCGGCAACGTCGTGCTGACCGCAGACGGCGAGGCACTCGTGCAGCGCATCGCGGCCCTCGCGGGGATGGACAAGACCGAACTGAAGGCGGCGTTCAAGACCCAGATGCGCGCCCCGCGCGACCCGGACGCGAAGACCGGCGCGGGCCTCGGCCTGATCGACTTGGCGCGCCGCGCGAGCGCGCCGCTGCAATGCAATCTCAAACCCCTGGACGACGCGCACGCCTTTTTCAGCCTGCGCGTCGTGATCTGAATGCCGTGAAAAAATCGTGACGAGCTGTACCGTGCGCAAGGCGCGCAAGAACAAGCGAACGACAAGACATATCGAACGATCAGGCGCCCGCGAATGAACGACTCAGCAATCGTTACAAGACCAACAGAGACATTCACAGGCTCTGATTCGAGGACTGACGTGAACGACATCAACATTGCCGGCAGCGAATCGACCCCCCGCATCCACGCGGACTGGAGCGCCGGACGGCTGGAAATGAGCGGAGACTCATATCCGGAAAACTCCTTCGAACTGTTCCAGCCCGTCCTTCAGTGGGTCGGCGCCTTTCTCGACGACCGCGGAACGCAGCCGCTCGCCGTCGACCTGCAGCTGCTGTATCTGAATACGAGCAGCGTGCGCGCGATGATGGAGATCTTCGACACGCTCCAGGAAGCTCACGAACGCGGCCGCACGGTGTCGGTGAGCTGGCGCTACGACCGCAAGAACGAACGGGTCGCTGACCTCGCGGGTGAGTTCAAGGAAGATTACACCTTCCCCTTCGAGATCGTCCCGGAGCCCTAGGCATGAGCGGCGCCACCCTCCCGACGTCGGGCGAGGAGCCCCCGCTGTTCGAGCGCATCGAGGAGCTGCTCGCCGATCCGGCACAGCAGGACAACCCGCTGCGCGGGCCGCTGACCGAGCTGATGGCAGCGTTTTACGACCAGCTCAACCAGATGGACCGGATCACCCGCATCAGCGACCGCTACCAGGCCGCCGAACGCGCGCGGGGGGCCGGGCACGCGCTCAACTACCGTGAGCAACTGCGCCGGCTCGAGAAGATCGTGCGCATCAGCGACCGCTACCAGGGCATGCTGCGCGAACTCAACCAGCGCCTCGAATGGCTGTCGAACCGCGACGCGCTGACCGGACTGCCCAACCGGCGCCACGCGCTCGCGCGGCTCAACGAGGAGCACGGCCGCGCCCAGCGCAGCGGCAAGCCCTTCGCCATCGCGCTCGTCGACATCGACCACTTCAAGGGCATCAACGACAGCTGGGGCCACGAGGTCGGCGACCAGGCGCTCGCGGCAGTGGCCGCCCGGCTCGCGGCGTCGATCCGCGAATACGACATGTGCGCGCGCTGGGGCGGCGAGGAGTTCCTCGTGCTGCTGCCGGAGACCGCCGCGTCCGTCCTGCCCGACAGCGCCGAACGGCTGCGCGCCTGCATCGCCGCCGATCCCTTCGTGATCGGCGAGCGCCAGCGCACGGTCACCGTGTCGCTCGGCGTCGGCTGCCTGCAGCCGGGCGAAGACCTGACCGCCTTCATGAAGCGCGTCGACGATGCGCTCTATCGCGCCAAGCACAAGGGCCGCAACCGCTTCGAGCTCTCGGCGCCGCCGGCCGAATTTGACAATCCGCCCGCCGCAGGCTAGTTTTCAGCCTTCAGCGCCGATTTGAACCACAGCTTGCGGGCGCTCAATAAATCCGGCTAAAGCGAGGACGACCCAGTCCGCGTTTCGTAGCCGGCTGGGTTTTTTTCGTTTACAAGAATATCGCCATGATCCAACCCCAATCCGTTGGCATCGTCGCCCCGCAGCGGGCGCACTTTAGTGCGCCGCTCGCGCTGCGCAGCGGTGGCACGCTCCCCGAATACGATCTCGTCTACGAGACCTACGGCGAACTCAACGCCACGCGCAGCAATGCGGTGCTCGTCTGCCACGCGCTGTCCGGCTCGCACCACGTCGCCGGCCACTACGCCGATCAGCCCAACAGCATCGGCTGGTGGGACAACCTCGTCGGCCCCGGCAAGCCGCTCGACACGCGCCGCTTCTTCGTCATCGGCGTGAACAACCTCGGCGGCTGCTACGGCACGACCGGCCCCCAGTCGATCAACCCGGCGACCGGCCAGCCCTGGGGCGCGGAATTCCCCTTCGTCACGGTCGAGGATTGGGTGACGACCCAGGCCCGGCTCGCCGACCAGCTTGGCATCGAGCGCTTCGCCGCGGTCGTCGGCGGCAGCCTCGGCGGCATGCAGGCCCTGTCGTGGACGCTGCAATACCCGGAGCGCGTCGCCAACGCCGTCGTGATCGCGTCCGCGCCGAAGCTCACCGCGCAGAACATCGCTTTCAACGAGGTCGCGCGCCAGGCGATCCTGACCGATCCGGACTTCCACGGCGGCCACTACTACGCACACGGCGTGGTGCCCGCGCGCGGCCTCAAGCTCGCGCGCATGATCGGCCACATCACGTATCTCTCCGACGACGCGATGGGCGACAAGTTCGGCCGCAGCCTCCGCCACGGCAAGGCGATCTACAGCTACGACGTCGAGTTCGAGATCGAGTCCTACCTGCGCTACCAGGGCGACAAGTTCGCCGGCTTCTTCGACGCGAACACCTACCTGCTGACGACCAAGGCGCTCGACTATTTCGACCCGGCTTTCGAGCACGGCGGCAACCTGCCGGCGGCGCTCGCGCGGGCGACCGCGGATTTCCTCGTCGTGTCCTTCACGACCGACTGGCGTTTCGCGCCGTCGCGCAGCCGCGAGATCGTCTATGCGCTGATGCACAACCAGCGCAACGTCAGCTACGCCGAGATCGACTGCGCCGCCGGCCACGACTCCTTCCTGCTCGACGACGCCCAGTACCACGGGCTGCTTAACGCCTATTTCGATCGCATCGAGGTCTGACCATGAGTGCCTACCGTTACGACTACGAAGTGATCACGCAGTGGATCTCGCCCGGCGAGAAGGTGCTCGACCTCGGCTGCGGCGACGGCAGCCTGCTGAAGCACTTGCGCGAAGTGCGCCAGGTCCAGGGCTACGGCGTCGAGAACGATCCGGACAAACTGCTCGCGTGCACGCGCAACGGCGTGAACGTGATCCAGATCAACATGGACAAGGGCCTCGCCGGCTTTGAAGACGGCTTCTTCGACCACGTCATCATGAGCCTGTCGCTGCAGGCGATGCACAACACGCTCGGCATCCTCGCCGAGATGCTGCGGGTGGGGCGCGAGGCGGTCGTGAGCTTCCCGAACTTCGGCTACTGGCGCCATCGCCAGGCGATCCTCAACGGGCGCATGCCGGTGTCCGAGAGCCTACCGCACCAGTGGTTCAACACGCCCAACGTGCGCTTCTTCACGATCGCGGACTTCGACGCGCTGTGCGAGATGAATGGCATCAAGGTGCATGAACGGCTCGCCTTCGACGAAGAAAAGGTGATCGTCGACGAACCGAACTTCCTCGCGAGCGTCGCGGTTTATCGACTCGGTCGCGCCGCCTGAAGTCGGAAAGAAAACGGCCCGCACGCGGCGGGCCGTTCGGATGAACTGGGCGGCGTTCAGCCGACGACGAAGTGGGCCACGTCGACGCGGATCACCGGCCGGTCGAGGGCGACGGCGGTTGCAGCGGCGAACTTCTTCGCCCATTCGCCCCCCTGGCGGAAACGGTCCTCGCCGCCGTACTTGGCGACGTTGAGGATCATGTCGAGGACAAGAATCTTGCCCATCGGGTTCGACGGCGTGCACTCAAGCGTGTCGAATTCGTGCGACAGCCACGCGCGTGCGCTGTCCTTGTCGAGACCGGACGCATCCTCCTGATGCACCGTCATCTCGTATTCACGCTCGGCACCGAATGCCACCGTGATATGCTGGCTCATCTCCATCTCCTCAAGATTTTTCGTTGTGTTTTGCCGGGAAGCCCGAACACGCATTCTCGGGCGAGTGGCGGGCGCAGGCAAGTCCATACGCCTGCGTATCGCTGCAGTGCATGATTGTATGCCAAGCCGCATGGCTGTCAGAATCACCCCGTTTTGGGTATCGAATTTGCTGGAAGCCGCCATGCAGGGCGCATCCGGCTCCGACTGGATGTTCTCCGCCTCCCATGCGTCATAAGGGCTTCGTTCGCTCGCTGCTGACTCGGACCGCCGCACTCGGCGTGCTGTGCATCGGCATGACACTGCCTGCCTGGGGTGGGGAGACGGCCTCGCCCGAAGGCCTGTCCGCGGGTGCGGCACTCGGCCTGCTCGTCGTGGGTGCGGGCATCGGTGCAGTCGCAACTTCATTCGCCGGTCGCCGCCGCGCGCGGTCCGACGACGGCGCGACGCAGGGGGCGCTTGCCGAAGTCGAACGGCAGAGCGCCTACCTGCATGCGGTTCTGAACCAGCTGCCGCAAGGCATCAGCGTCTTCGACGAACACCTGCGGCTGCGCTATTGGAACCAGGGCCTCGCCGAGGTGCTCGACCTGCCGCCCGAGCTGCTGCGGCCGGGCGTCGGTTTCGACGAACTCCTGATGGTGCCGGCGCTGCGCGGCGAATACGGGCCCGGCGACCCGGCCGAGCTTGTGCGCGCGCGACGCGAGCTCGCGCTGCGCTTCGAACCGCATCGCTTCGAGCGGGCGCGACCGAACGGACGCACCCACCTCGTCGACGGCGAGCCGCTCTTCATCGGCGGCAAGGTCGCGGGCTTCATCACGACCTACACCGACATCACCGAGCGCCGCCGCACTGAGGAAGCGCAGGAGCGCCAGACGCGCCTGCTGCAGACCATCATCGACAACATCCCGGGCGGCGTGTCGCTGATCGACGGCAACCTGCAGCTGATGGCCTGCAACGAGGAGCTCAAGCGGCTGCTCGACTTTCCGCCGGAGCTCTTCGCGAACGGGCTGCCGCCGCTGGAGACGCTGTTCCGCTTCAACGCGCAGCGCGGCGAATACGGACCGGGCGACCCGGACCAGATCGTCGCCGAACTGCTGGAGCGCGCGCGTCATCCGGTCGCCCACGGTTTCGAGCGCCGCCGGCGCGACGGCACGGTGCTCTTCGTCCAGGGCCGGCCGCTGCCCGACGGCGGCTTCGTGACGATCTACACCGACATTTCCGCGCGCAAGCGCGACGAAGAGCGGCTGCAGCTTGCGGACAAGGTGTTCGAGAACAGTCCCGAGGCGATCGTCATCACGGACCTGTCGCAGCGCATCCTGTCGGTGAATCCCGCCTATACCGCGATCACCGGCGTCGCTGCCCAAGAGGCGCAGGGCATGCTGTTCCGGCCCGAAGAGTCGGATTCGCTCGGCGGCTCGATCGCGGTGTGGAGCGTCGTCAACGCGCACGGCGCATGGCAGGGCGAGACGCGCGGCCAGCGTCGCGACGGCAATTATTACCCGCGCTCGCTGACGATCACCGGCGTGCGCGATCCGGCCACGCGTCAACTGACGCACTTCATCGCGATGTTCTCCGACATCACGGAAAGGAAACGCGCCGAGGCCGACATCCAGCAGCTCGCCTACCAGGACACGCTGACCGGGCTCGCCAACCGCTTCTCGCTCAGTGCGCGTCTGCAGCAGTCGGTCGCCGACGCGCGGCGCAACGGTCAGCAGCTCGCCGTGGTCTTCCTCGACCTCGATCGCTTCAAGCACATCAACGACTCGCTCGGCCACGCGGTCGGCGACGAGCTGCTGCGCCAGGTGGCGCTGCGCCTGCGCGGGGCCGTGCGCGAAGTCGATACCGTGGCGCGGCTCGGCGGCGACGAGTTCGTCGTCGTCCTGCAGAGCATCAACGGCGCGAACGATGCGGCCCACGTCGCGGCGAAGCTGCTCAAACAGCTTTCCGCGCCTTACGTCGTGCAGGGCACGGAACTGCACACAACGCCGTCGATCGGGCTCAGCCTCTTCCCCGACGACAGCAGCTGTCCGGACGCGCTGATGCGCAACGCCGACACCGCGATGTACCACGCGAAGGCCGCGGGACGGGCGCGCTTCCAGTTCTACACCGAGGAGATGAACCAGGCCGCGACCGAGCGCCTGGACCTCGAACGCAAGCTGCGCGGCGCGCTGAAGCGCGGCGAGTTCGAGCTGTGGTACCAGCCGCAGTTCGCGTCCGCGGACGGGCGGCTCACCGGTATGGAGGCACTGATCCGCTGGCGCCACGGCGAGGACGGGCTGATCCCGCCGGTGCGCTTCATCCCGATCGCGGAGGAGACCGGCATCATCCTCGACATCGGCAACTGGGTGCTCGGCGAGGCCTGCCGCCAGGCGCGCGCGTGGCTCGACGAGGGCCTGCCGCCGCTGCGCATGTCGGTGAACTTGTCGGTGCGCCAGCTGCGCGACGCAACGATCGTCGACACGGTGAAGCACGCCCTCGCGGATTCGGGCTTGGATCCGTCGCTGCTCGAGCTCGAGATCACCGAAAGCTCGGTGATGGAGCGCCCGGGCGAAGCGATCGCGCTGCTGCAGCACCTGAAGGACCTCGGCCTGCAGCTCGCGATCGACGACTTCGGCACCGGCCATTCGTCGCTGTCCTACCTGAAGCTCTTCCCGCTCGACCACCTGAAGATCGACCGCTCCTTCGTCTCGGACATCGAGCACGACGCCAACGACGCGATGATCGTCGCCGCCGCGGTGTCGCTCGCGCACAATCTCGGCCTGACGGTGATCGCCGAGGGCGTCGAGACGCCGGTGCAGATCGAGCGCCTGCGCGAACTGGGCTGCGACGAGCTGCAGGGTTACCTCTTCAGCAAGCCGCTGCCGGTCGCCGAGGCCGGCGCTTACATTCGCGAGCACAACGCGCTGGTCTGACAATCCCGATCGAAGCCGCCGATCTGGGATAATGCCGGGTCGGCTCGCCGCGCCGCCCGCGCGGCGCCCCTCTTTCCCCTTCGTGTCCGCCTTCGTGCCCCCTGCGTCCAACTCCCGCCGTCCCGCCTGGCTCGCCGCCCTGCTCAACCGCCGCATGCTGGTGTGCATCTTCACCGGCTTCTCGTCCGGCCTGCCGCTGTACCTGCTGCTGAACCTCGTGCCCGCGTGGCTCAAGACCGAGGGGCTGTCGTTGAAGGCGATCGGTGCATTCGCGCTGATCCAGTTCCCCTACACGTGGAAATTCCTGTGGGCGCCACTGCTCGACCGCTTCGGCCTGATCGCCTGGCTCGGACGGCGCAGGAGCTGGATGCTGGTGTCGCAGTTGGGACTCGTCGGCACGATCGCGTGGCTCGGCCAGCTTTCGCCGACGCAGAACCTTTCGCTCGTCGTCGGCATCACGGCGGTGCTCGCCTTCCTGTCGGCGACCCAGGACATCGCGCTCGACGCCTTCCGCCGCGAGATCCTGCCCGACGTCGAGCTCGGGCTCGGCAACGCGATCCACGTCAACGCCTACCGCATCGCCGGGCTTGTGCCGGGCTCGCTGTCGCTGATCCTGGCCGACCGCCTGCCGTGGAGCGTCGTGTTCCTCGTGACGGCGCTCTTCATGCTGCCCGGCGTCGCGATGACGCTGCTGTCGAAGGAGCCGGCGGCGGCGAAGGGAGCGCCGCGCACGCTGCGCGACGCGGTGGTCGAGCCCTTCCACGAATTCTTCACGCGCCACGGCACGCGCGCGGCGCTGCTAGTGCTCGCCTTCGTGTTCTTGTACAAGCTCGGCGACTCGCTGTGCACGGCGCTCGCGACCCCCTTCTACCTCGACATGGGGTTCACGAAGACCGAGATCGGCCTGATCGCGAAGAACGCCGGGCTGTGGCCGGCGGTGATCGGCGGCATCCTCGGCGGCATCTGGATGGTGAGGCTCGGCATCAACCGCGCGCTGTGGCTCTTCGGCGTCGTGCAGGTCGCGAGCATCCTCGGCTTCGTGTGGCTCGCGTGGCTCGGGTCGGCGCCGTCCGACGCGGCGCGGCTGGCCGCGCTCGCGGTCGTGATCGCATCCGAAGCGGCCGGCGTGGGCCTGGGCACGACCGCCTTCGTCGCCTACATGGCGCGCACAACTCACCCCTCCTATACGGCGACCCAGCTCGCGCTCTTCACGAGCCTGATGGCGATGCCGCGCACCTTCATCAACGCATCGGCCGGTTGGCTCGTCGAGCGCCTGGGCTGGTACGACTTCTTCTGGCTGTGCTTCTTCCTCGCGATTCCCGGGATGCTGCTGCTCGTCAAAGTCGCGCCCTGGAACGGCGAACCCAAGGCGGTGGCCGGCGCGCCGGAACGCGCCTGACGGAGCCCCCCTATGATCCAGGACGCCTCCGCCCCACTCGTCGCGGCCGCCCGTGAGCTCGGCCGAAGCGTCGACGCGATGCGCTTCTCGCCGCCGGTGAGCCATGTCTACAACCCACTCGACTACGCTTGGAACATCCACGAGAACTACCTGCGGCGCTACGGCGCGGGCAAGAAGCGGGTGATCTTCGTCGGCATGAACCCCGGTCCCTTCGGCATGGTTCAGACCGGCGTGCCCTTCGGCGAGATCGAAGCGGTGCGCGACTGGCTGGGCCTCACCGGCCCGGTCGGCAGGCCGGCGGTCGAAAACCCGAAGCGCCCGATCGAGGGCTTCGCCTGTCCGCGCTCGGAAGTGAGCGGGCGGCGGCTGTGGGGACTCTTCCGTGAGCGCTTCGGCAGCGCGGAGGCCTTCTTCGCCGAACACTTCGTCGCGAACTACTGCCCACTCGCGTTCTTCGACGGCGGCCGCAACCTCACGCCGGACAAGCTGCCGGCCGCCCAAGCGCTACCGCTGCTCGCGGCCTGCGACGAGCATCTGCGCCGCATCGCCGATGCGCTCGAACCGGAATGGGTGATCGGCGTCGGTGCCTGGGCCGAGGGTCGGGCGGCGGCGGCGCTCGCTGGTCGCAAGCTGCGCTTCGGACGCGTGCTGCATCCGAGCCCCGCGAGCCCGGCGGCGAACCGCGGCTGGTCCGAGGCGGCGACGCGCCAGCTCACGGAGCTCGGCGTCTGGCAGTGACGATGGCATTACCCGCCGGGTCAATTCTTTCGTCATCAAATGCGAAACGCGGACGCGTCCCGTGTAGCAAAACAACCTGCCATCAAACACTTATTTCGCCTGGCGACTGCGCCGCATGCCCCTCCATACGCCAGGGTAAATAGCAAAACTCTGTTGCATCTCGAAGTTTGCCGAGCCGTTTCGGCTGTGACATTTTGATAACCCGATGGCAATAAAACCCGCTCTTCATAGGGCAGCCATCGGATCGTCGCAGCGCTGTCTCACGCATCTGGGGAGGGGAACGGTGGCGTCGCATCTCGGCATACTCGCGGTCCTGCAAGCCCTGCGCGAACGCCTGTCGATTCGCATGGCGGCGCGCCTCGGGGGCAATCCGCAGGTCGAGATCCTCGGCTCCCAGTCTCTGAGCGGCGCACCGCAGCCGAACACCGACACCCTCGGCCTATACCTGCATCGCATCTCGGTCGACCCCTTCAGCCGCAACCGCCACCTGCCGCCGACGGAAGGCCGGCGCGCGCCGCGCCCCGAGCTGCCGGTGAATCTCCACCTGCTGCTGGTCGCGTGGTGCACGCACACCGAGCAGGAGATCGGCTACCTGTCGACGGCGATCCAGATCATCGGCGGCGGGCTGACGCTGAGCAGCGCCGACGTGAGCCTCGCCGATCCCGCGTGGGGCCACGAGGACGTCGTGCAGGTGATGCCCGAGGAGATGAGCACCGAGGACCTGATGCGGCTGTGGGACAGCCTGCCGGGCGACTATCGGCTCTCCGCTCCTTACCTGATCAAGACCGTGCGGCTCGGGCCGGACGTCGAGGCCGAAGAAGGTCCGCCGGTGCGCACGTTGGTGTATCCGATGGACGACCGCGGAGGACGGGCGTGATCGTCGAGACCCTCGTCCTGCATGCGAGCGATTTCATCGAATGGCTCGACGCGAGCGGCCCGCAGGGGATCGCTCGGCGCAACGTGGACGCTCAGGCGCTCGAGGTGCGGCTGTCGAAAGCGCCCGCCGACCTGAAGCTGATCCACAAGCCCGCCGGGACCGCGCTGTGGCGGCGCGAACCGCAGGCGCTGCTGCGGGCGATCGACGGCGAGGCCGGCGCGGCGGACGTCGTGCCGCCGGCCGAGGCGCTATATCCGCTCGCGGGCGAAGTGCGCGATCCGGCGGGCGTCTTCCTGCCCCGGCGCTTCGCGTTCAACGCCGGGCGGCGCGTCGGGCATCGCCTGCGCCTCTTCCGCTCGGCGCTCGGTACGCGCTTGGGCAGGGCCGGCGGGCTTTACGGCCGCACGACGCTCGACGACGGCACGCCGGTGCCCTGGGTGCTGCTGGAGCTGCGCGTGACGCCGCCGCTCGCCGATCCGATCGACTTCGTCGCGCAGAGCGACGCGCACGGCGAGTTCCGCCTGTCGCTGGAGCGCCTGCCGGCGCTGACCAAGGACGCGCCGGCGGACACCTACCCGGGCGTGCTGAAGCTGCGGGCCGCGGCCGACGGCGGCGACCCCGACACGCTGCCCCCGGCGAGCGTGCGCGCGAGCGGCGGTTCGCCGTTCAAGGCGCAGCTCGCGGTCGAGGTCGCACCGGGACGCGTCGCCACGCTGGCGAGTCCCGCGCGCGATGCCGTGGTCCTGAAATTTTCCTGAGGCTGTGCCTCGGGTCGTGCAGATGCAGCAGGGAAAGGCAGTGCGCAAGACAGCTGGCGACGCGCATCGGCGCGTCATTCGCAGGTTCTGAGACGAGCAACGCCCCGGAGGAGAACGACATGCCCGAGTACCTAGCACCAGGCGTCTTCGTGGAGGAGACGAGTTTCCGCAGCAAGTCCATCGAAGGCGTGGGCACCAGCGTCGCGGCGCTGGTCGGCCCGACGCGGACCGGCCCCTTGCGCGGAGTGCCCGAGGTGCTGACGAGCTATGCGGACTTCGAGCGCATTTTCGGCGACGCGGGCGATCTCGCGATCGGCGAAGGCGGCGTGGCGATCCTCAACCACTCGGCGCACGCGGCGCGGGCCTTCTTCGACAACGGCGGCAAGCAGCTCTTCGTCGCGCGCGTGATTGCGGGCGTCAACGCCGTCGGTCCGGACGAGGACGGCATGTGGCCGGGCGCGGCGTCCGCCGAGGATGCGGGCAAGACGGTGAAGTTCTTCAGCCGCTTCCCCGGCAAGATGGGCGAGTACACGCTGGAGCTGCGCTGGCGCGACAGCGAGAACCTGCTGCGGACGACGAACCCGGGCAGCGCGACCGGCGACAACCTGTTCTTCGTCGAGGCCGAGGGCGTGCCGCTCGCGGCGAAGGTCACGGGCGCGATCGCCGACGCGACCTTCCCCGTGAACATCAAGGCGGTCGTGAAGCTCGACGGCGCCAACCTGGCGATCCAGGCCAATCGCACCGAGATCGTGTCGATGGCGGATCCGGCCAATCCGGCGCCGGTCGCTGCGACCGAGCTGACGGCACTGAACCCGGCGCAGCTGCCGGCCGGAACGAAGTTCACGCGCATCTTCGCGAAGGCCCCGGCCTCCGGCGCGCTCGCCGCCGGCACCTCGGCCGAGTTGCAGCTCGCCGACGTCACCGACCTGTCGGCCTACACCGGCGGCGCGAACTGGGGCGACCTGAAGGTGCTGCGCGGCACGCTGGATGCCGCGGGCGAAGTCTTCACGGTCACCGGCGACACGACGCTGAACCCGGGCGTCGCGAACCCGATCACGCTGCCACTCGCGGCGCTGGCGGCGAAACCGGGGGCGGCGCGCGCGATCATCGTGCTGCGCAGCTTCGACCTGGACGTGCGCAACGGCAGCGCGAAAGGCGAAGTGATCTACACCTACGGCGGACTCTCGACCGCGCCGACCGGCCCGGCGAGCCTCGCCGCGCGACTGCCCGTCGCACCCGACCGCCGCGCCGAGGCACTGACCTCGCCACTCGCCTGCGTCGTCGCCGACGA
It encodes:
- a CDS encoding EAL domain-containing protein codes for the protein MRHKGFVRSLLTRTAALGVLCIGMTLPAWGGETASPEGLSAGAALGLLVVGAGIGAVATSFAGRRRARSDDGATQGALAEVERQSAYLHAVLNQLPQGISVFDEHLRLRYWNQGLAEVLDLPPELLRPGVGFDELLMVPALRGEYGPGDPAELVRARRELALRFEPHRFERARPNGRTHLVDGEPLFIGGKVAGFITTYTDITERRRTEEAQERQTRLLQTIIDNIPGGVSLIDGNLQLMACNEELKRLLDFPPELFANGLPPLETLFRFNAQRGEYGPGDPDQIVAELLERARHPVAHGFERRRRDGTVLFVQGRPLPDGGFVTIYTDISARKRDEERLQLADKVFENSPEAIVITDLSQRILSVNPAYTAITGVAAQEAQGMLFRPEESDSLGGSIAVWSVVNAHGAWQGETRGQRRDGNYYPRSLTITGVRDPATRQLTHFIAMFSDITERKRAEADIQQLAYQDTLTGLANRFSLSARLQQSVADARRNGQQLAVVFLDLDRFKHINDSLGHAVGDELLRQVALRLRGAVREVDTVARLGGDEFVVVLQSINGANDAAHVAAKLLKQLSAPYVVQGTELHTTPSIGLSLFPDDSSCPDALMRNADTAMYHAKAAGRARFQFYTEEMNQAATERLDLERKLRGALKRGEFELWYQPQFASADGRLTGMEALIRWRHGEDGLIPPVRFIPIAEETGIILDIGNWVLGEACRQARAWLDEGLPPLRMSVNLSVRQLRDATIVDTVKHALADSGLDPSLLELEITESSVMERPGEAIALLQHLKDLGLQLAIDDFGTGHSSLSYLKLFPLDHLKIDRSFVSDIEHDANDAMIVAAAVSLAHNLGLTVIAEGVETPVQIERLRELGCDELQGYLFSKPLPVAEAGAYIREHNALV
- a CDS encoding AmpG family muropeptide MFS transporter — translated: MLVCIFTGFSSGLPLYLLLNLVPAWLKTEGLSLKAIGAFALIQFPYTWKFLWAPLLDRFGLIAWLGRRRSWMLVSQLGLVGTIAWLGQLSPTQNLSLVVGITAVLAFLSATQDIALDAFRREILPDVELGLGNAIHVNAYRIAGLVPGSLSLILADRLPWSVVFLVTALFMLPGVAMTLLSKEPAAAKGAPRTLRDAVVEPFHEFFTRHGTRAALLVLAFVFLYKLGDSLCTALATPFYLDMGFTKTEIGLIAKNAGLWPAVIGGILGGIWMVRLGINRALWLFGVVQVASILGFVWLAWLGSAPSDAARLAALAVVIASEAAGVGLGTTAFVAYMARTTHPSYTATQLALFTSLMAMPRTFINASAGWLVERLGWYDFFWLCFFLAIPGMLLLVKVAPWNGEPKAVAGAPERA
- a CDS encoding uracil-DNA glycosylase family protein, whose amino-acid sequence is MIQDASAPLVAAARELGRSVDAMRFSPPVSHVYNPLDYAWNIHENYLRRYGAGKKRVIFVGMNPGPFGMVQTGVPFGEIEAVRDWLGLTGPVGRPAVENPKRPIEGFACPRSEVSGRRLWGLFRERFGSAEAFFAEHFVANYCPLAFFDGGRNLTPDKLPAAQALPLLAACDEHLRRIADALEPEWVIGVGAWAEGRAAAALAGRKLRFGRVLHPSPASPAANRGWSEAATRQLTELGVWQ
- a CDS encoding DUF4255 domain-containing protein, translating into MASHLGILAVLQALRERLSIRMAARLGGNPQVEILGSQSLSGAPQPNTDTLGLYLHRISVDPFSRNRHLPPTEGRRAPRPELPVNLHLLLVAWCTHTEQEIGYLSTAIQIIGGGLTLSSADVSLADPAWGHEDVVQVMPEEMSTEDLMRLWDSLPGDYRLSAPYLIKTVRLGPDVEAEEGPPVRTLVYPMDDRGGRA